The genomic DNA CGATCGTATTTAGTATCTGCTACCTCTTCTTCAATATAACTCGCCATCAAACTGAATAAAGCGACACGGAAGCTGTGACTCGCCGCATTATCCGGAAAACGAGGGGCATATTCGTCCCAACGCGGGACATTCTGCATCCGTGTCAACATGCGAATAAAATTACCGTTTTGCACCGTCATCTCTCCTCATAAAAAACGGACAGAGGAATGATGACCCTGTCCGTTTCTAATTATTATTTGTCTGTTTTCGGACCACTTCTGAACCAACCTAACACTAAAATCAAGACGAGGACAATCCAAAAGATTGATTGCCAAAGCGTACTTTCCGGAAATTCATGCGGTAAGACGTGAATCGACGGATGCGCCAGTGTCATGACGACTAGCTTGACCCCGACCCACGCAACGAGCCAAAAGGCAGCTTCTTCGATACCCGGCCGTTTTTGCAACAAGACGACAAACCAGCTGGCGAAGTAACGCATGATGACGAGTCCGATGATTCCGCTGAAGAAGACGACCCAGAATTGTCCTGTGTTCAAGCCGCCGATCGTTCCGCCGATCATCGGTAACGTCGTTGCCATCGCAACGGCTGCGAGCGTCGAATCGACCGCAAACGCCAAGTCAGAGAACTCGACCTTGACGACCGTCCACCAAAAATTCGGTGACGCCTTTTTAGAGGAAGCTGACTCCGGAATCTGGTGTTTGTTCGATCGTGCCTCGACAATCCCTTTGAAGGCAACATAGAATAAATAAATTGCTCCGAGTGCCTGTAACTCCCAAATCGTCGCCAAGTAAGACGCAAAGAAAATCGCGACGAAGCGTAAGACAAGTGCTCCGATCAATCCGTAAAACAATGCTTTTTTTCGTTGATCGTCCGGCAACGGACGTACGAGAACAGCCATAACCATGGCGTTATCGGCTGACAGCAGACCTTGTAAGATGATTAAAAC from Exiguobacterium sibiricum 7-3 includes the following:
- a CDS encoding TerC family protein, giving the protein MDIGLITQYATVGLVLIILQGLLSADNAMVMAVLVRPLPDDQRKKALFYGLIGALVLRFVAIFFASYLATIWELQALGAIYLFYVAFKGIVEARSNKHQIPESASSKKASPNFWWTVVKVEFSDLAFAVDSTLAAVAMATTLPMIGGTIGGLNTGQFWVVFFSGIIGLVIMRYFASWFVVLLQKRPGIEEAAFWLVAWVGVKLVVMTLAHPSIHVLPHEFPESTLWQSIFWIVLVLILVLGWFRSGPKTDK